The nucleotide sequence AGAAACTGCTGGCCGTCGCGCGACCAGCCGAGCGGCGCCAGCCGTTGGTCTGTTTCCCAGAGGACGCGCGTTTGTCCGGCTTCAACCACGACCAATTGATAGTGTGTGACGCCTTCGCTGAAGCCCCGCGCCAGCACCATGATTTGCTCTTTCACCGGCGACCACAGCGGGCAGAATAGCCCCACCGCCGGGTCGCGATTGTCCGTCAGCGCCTGTGTCTGCGTGCCGTCGCGCCGCACCGTCCAGAGGTTGCGCGCGCCGCGCCCGCCTGCCGTATAGGCCAGACGTTCCCCGTCCGGCGACCAACTGAAATTCGCCGCGTAATTCCAGCCGAAATGCGTATCCACGTAACCGCCGATGTAAAGCCCGGCAGGCACGATGACTCGTTCGCCCTGGCCGTCAGCGCCGACGACACCCAGGGCATAGCCGTCGCCTTGCGCGCGCAAAAAAGCCACCCAAGCGCCGCGCGGCGACCAGCGCGGATCGAAGCCTTGCGCGGCGAGGCGCACCGGTTGGGCATTGGCTTGCGCCGCCGTGTGCCAGAGCGAAAGGCTCAGCAGATTGGCCAGCTCTTCGGTTTGTTGATAAGCCAGCGCCTGGCCGGCGGGCGCGAGCGTGGGGCTGAAATCCAGCGCGCGGCTCACGGTCAGATGCGTTTCGGCGCGCGTGGCGAGTTCGAGCCGGAACAGATCGGCTTCGCCATTCTCGCCGCGATAGAACACGCGGCCAGCGGCAGAAACAAAGGCTGGCGTCAGGTGTTCATGCCCAAAGGTCAATTGCGTCGGCGTGCGATCATCCAGATAAGCCACGCAAATTTGCCGGACGCCGTTGCGGTTGGAACTGTAAACCACGCGCTGTCCATCGGGCAGCCAGTGCGGATGATCATTGTCGCTGGCTTCGTGCGTAAGTTGCCGCGGCGCGCCGCTGCCCACAGGTCTGGCCCAAATCTGACCGTCGGCGGCATAGGTCACCCATTGCTCGTCAAAGGACAGATCAATCTGGTTAATCAGGCAGCCGGGCATTTCCAACAATTGCTGCTGCGCGCCCGAACGCACATCCAACGCATGGATGCCGCATTCGGCGTAGTAGTAAAGGCGCGGCGCAACGCGCGACCAGCGCAACAAAAGCAGGAAGGGGGTGTTCAATTCGGCTATCCGCGCGCTCGCGCCGCCCTGCGCCGCCACACGCCGCACTTCGCTCAGGCCGTTGTGCTGCACCACATAAGCGAGTTCCCGTCCGTCCGGCGACCAGACGTGCGAATCCTCCCGTCCGGCGTCATGGGTGAGATTGAGGGCTGCGCCGTCCGGCAACGCGCGCACAAACAAATCACGCTGGCCAGCCTCGTTGTGGGTATACGACAGCAACCGCTCATCCGGCGCAACGCGCGCTTCAACTCCAGTCTCTTCCGGCTCTGTCTTCCAATCGGCAATCGAAGTAGGAACCAATTGCGCCAGGTCAGCGGCAGGCGCCGCGCCGCGCCGTTGCATCACCACATATCCTGCCAGCGTCAATAACAACGCCAAGCCGGCCCACAACG is from Acidobacteriota bacterium and encodes:
- a CDS encoding protein kinase, with amino-acid sequence MPDAAQWPRIEALYYDALDLPETERAAYLARVCAGEEAVRCEVESLLAARNEAGSFLSQPAFEPPLLSGAGQAALNARLGSTIGQYQLLSVLGVGGMGQVFLAEDTRLHRQVALKLLPPQFSQQPGRVRRFEQEARATTALNHPNIVTLYDTGQHEGSYFIVNEFVDGQTLRAHLNAQLSASRPLPVNEALNIAQQIATALAAAHAAGIVHRDIKPENVMLRHDGFVKVLDFGLAKLTGAALDSAQDDTHDEDNPPSAIGIFQRGPQSHTAAGALLGTIRYMSPEQARGGSVDARTDVFSLGVVLYEMLTGRTPFHRATATETLAAILEAGAPALPDSMPAPLQRLVTSVLRKDREQRLQTADELAAALRGVAEEAQFSARLAGEPWWRGWRWPLWAGLALLLTLAGYVVMQRRGAAPAADLAQLVPTSIADWKTEPEETGVEARVAPDERLLSYTHNEAGQRDLFVRALPDGAALNLTHDAGREDSHVWSPDGRELAYVVQHNGLSEVRRVAAQGGASARIAELNTPFLLLLRWSRVAPRLYYYAECGIHALDVRSGAQQQLLEMPGCLINQIDLSFDEQWVTYAADGQIWARPVGSGAPRQLTHEASDNDHPHWLPDGQRVVYSSNRNGVRQICVAYLDDRTPTQLTFGHEHLTPAFVSAAGRVFYRGENGEADLFRLELATRAETHLTVSRALDFSPTLAPAGQALAYQQTEELANLLSLSLWHTAAQANAQPVRLAAQGFDPRWSPRGAWVAFLRAQGDGYALGVVGADGQGERVIVPAGLYIGGYVDTHFGWNYAANFSWSPDGERLAYTAGGRGARNLWTVRRDGTQTQALTDNRDPAVGLFCPLWSPVKEQIMVLARGFSEGVTHYQLVVVEAGQTRVLWETDQRLAPLGWSRDGQQFLVVAFAPRGGLVRDGALLQLNAATGRTETRAALAAVYTNSVQLAPAGAQAAFVARRNQHDELWSVALATGRATKHLSSADPYLYLTGLVWSPDARAIFFSKQSHAISLWAIDNFR